In Erigeron canadensis isolate Cc75 chromosome 8, C_canadensis_v1, whole genome shotgun sequence, the DNA window atttttactcaaTAGTTTCTAGTTTTCTTAACGTAATATACTCCCTCCGTGTCCAAATTTGACttattcgatttttttttttaattttaactgtaaatatttttgtttgtataatagattacctaatgaaagttatattaatgaaacTACATCTAAAACTTAATCTATCCATATATCCTACATCAATTATTGTATAACATACACGAAACAATCTACGTCCAAAGTTGCGAAAGAAAGActtcaaaactcaaaatatgacatttaaattgggacggagtgAATATTATTTTTGGGTGAGGATTTGCTCAAGTTGATAccccaacttgagtcaagttggggAGATCTTGACCCTTTATGGAAAATCAAAGGCCAAGATTTAAAGATGGTCTtttaatcttgacccttgattttcatctaaGGGCTAAGATTTCTCcaacttgacccctcaagttaaAAGTAACTTGAGGGGATCTCCACCCTTTATTTTGGaattaacatgtataaaaagtTAATGTTATATtcgtatttctttctttatttttagttcgattatttatataacatagTCTAGATCTTTCCTTTTGATGTTCGATATACACATGTAAAAAACATTTAGATACAAAGGAAAAAGATAAATtttcctaaccaaatagcctaataatcctcttaatacattaagaaagtgacatgtggtatcaattaattttctttcttaatcttacccgctgattttttcacatgtcatcatctcataattaggaggattattaagcTATtcaggaggattaatcatttcccataaaGACAAAACCCGATTTTACGACAACTATTCTCTTTTGGAAAATGTTAAGGGTtgcatttaacgtgcataaaaaatttgtaccttttatattaaaagcCCACCCCCTgcattttatggtaagtgtacaactatttaatgcaccttaactgcATCCCTAAAGGCTGTGTTTAgcaaaaaaaatagtaatattgatatcatttataataataataataataataataataataataataataatatggatCAACTTGCTTGCTAAAAATTATTGTGAATCAACTTGATATAATGGTCCAAAATAGTCCACCAACTACACGacttacacacaaaaaaacgtCTTTATACACTAAGTGTCATAATATAAAAGGATATATACTTGCTTGTATATTGAATCAGAAGATTAACTTATAGTCCCTTTAACTATGTTCTTCCATTCGAATATAACTGTTTAATGTTTATACGTAAGTCAGTTCGTCGTCTTAGGTACATTTGATCCAAAGACATATTTACGATCAAAGAGTTCAAAaagatcaaattaattaatactatgAAATCTTAGATATATATACCTGTATATCACTTTAAAGCTAGGTATGACTTGTTAACTATTAGGTCTTGTACCGAAAAGGAAATCCATTTTCTATATCGGCTTTTTACTAGATGTTCGATATTGACATTGATGTTACATGCAAGGAACAATATCAGAGGTTGAGATTAAAAACATCGCAACTAAAGTTCAATGATATGTAGATGCAGAGTGGACTTTGGACTCTCACAACCATCCAAAAGAGATGTTTACAAATTACAAGTGACCCAAAATTCGTGTTCGATGATTGTGATCGCCATTCATGCCTATTCTAAAGTAATTTGGCTTTTGAAGAATATATACCAAATTCAATTCTTACCTCACCTAGCTATTGTggtctcattttttatattcttaaaTGCTTCTCTTTTATTTCTAGTTTTGTATCTTATATTATTTTGGCATCGGAACCATGTAATGCCCTTCTTTATGTTCATGGTGTATATTCGGtatttatttttgctttttttttttgttgagtaGCTAGCCTGGTGACTTTGGTCATGTACTCTTGTGCAAGGCGCTCAATTGTATAGGGCCCAAGATCTTAAAGGGTGCTAAAACTAAATTACCAGTCCAGAATTTCTTTTTTGTGAGGACAACGGCAATGACACTCAATCTTGTCCCTGTGAATTTCATAACGCCACCAAAAAACTGTTATTAGTAACACTACGAGTAACATAAAAGAAGCGTGCTCTTACTATTATAATTAGACTCACTTAcgacatatatatcttttgtgtTGAATAAACCTAATTTGAAATTATCATACGGGCGTTATCAAAATCTATGAGACCccaatcatcaacaaaaaatCATTTCACAGATTCAAAGGTCTACAAGCAGTTTTCCTCGTATTCTGTTTCTCTTGGATATTACTTGTTTAAACTAGTTATTACTTGCCACATTCTCAATAAGATAACACAAACCTAAACTGCTTTTGGGTGAATGATGTAAAGTTTGTGTACTTATTGATAAAGACAGGCATGAACTTTTCACATCAATGGTAGGCATAATTCTTTGAACTCAGGATACACAAACATTAAAGCTATGTTATAGAACAGTATCATTgtaattttatatatcttatttagttatttttatctCTAACAAACAATGGTACACATCTTTCATGTATCAACTCCTCAGTAGTTAGTGAAATCAAATGACATCACATCAAGCCCAAATAAGCGAAGGCCTACACTAAGATAAAAAGGGGGCCCATCCGGTATACGTGAGCCCATTATCGACGCAAACCTGTGTACTCATCTAAAGTGTACCTCGTTAAATAACATTTTAACTTGGATCCAGTCACCAGTAAATCTCATTTTAATGAGTTTTGCCTCTCGGTCGCCCGGATGGATTTATAAGTAAGTAAATGGTCACTATCATTGTCACCGATCGAAGTCTTAAAGTTTATGAATGTGGTATTGATAGATATCTTTTATGACAGAAcatagtattttatttaaattcaaGTTATGATAGACCTCAAATAATTTCTTCAGCCCACAATATTTCATCAATAAAACCAATTCCTTTTTCCGTCCTATCCAAATAAATGAAGGTATATCATAAATTAAAAGAAGATATGTCAAAAACGCGTATTGTCATATCCTGCAATTTCAGTTCATTAATTTGAACCAAAGTTGAATTGAACTTTCATTGAAATTGAGCATATATTACGAGTGTATAAACGAAGACTTTTATTAACCACATGTGTGtataaaaagtgaaaataaaaaaggttgGATAAATGATTAACAGGAGACATAGGTCAAGAGTTTTATCCTCATGCCTTGCAAAGATGAAAATCTTTTTCTATCTTAGATAGATACTAAAAACATCCTCGGTAGCGTTGTGGTAGAGATAAGATTGTATACATCTTAACCCCCTACCTACAAGTCTATAACGTCAAAATATTGGAACAAAaagagttttatatatatatataaaaaaaaatgtgtgttaCGAGTTAATtccttttatgatatatttttcgTTTAATTCAGCCTCGATATGTACAGTTTCAGTTGTCACCTTGTCCTTTTGACACCGATAGATTTGCCGCATACAGGTACATAGacgaaaaattatatatacgcCATTATTATTGTTAGTTTGTTACGGTGGTACCATATACCGCTTCATGGAAACCATTGTACTACCCTTTATTCCTTTAATTACCTTTCACAAACAAACATCGTCCACTACACGATGAAACTTTAACGTTTCATGAGTACATTGTAGCCGACCAcaaatattacgagtattattgcttttcatataaatataattaaataaatataactgtGTACGTAACTGTGTATACATAGATATTGTGCGTTTGTGCGTATAGATTTTCCCAccgtctcattttaattgtcatgttgattaactttgaccgtactatatagtagttgatgaaacttatatgaacgaaaaatacattaaaaacctaatccattcatatattttatatgaagtgttatatgacacaaacaaagttatttacggtcaaagttagtcaaattaacaattaaaatggaAAGGATAGTAGTTTACTAGTTTGTATTAGGTAGGCTAGCACCTAGAAATTTCCCCTCTCTGTTGGCCCAACCGCCAACTGGTCAAACCCATGTGCCTCACCCCTTGTTTTTCTTTATACTCCAAATCCAATATACTAAATAAACGTACTGGGATATAAAGGTActacgtacgtacgtacctCATACATTCATCttaacaaaaagagaaacaCAAACCAAATTAAAGAAGAATTGAAGAAAAACACGCAATTGTATTGTAGTGAAATGTGCCGTGGGTTTCAGCAAAATGAGAGACACCGTCCTTTGAAAATCAAAGCATTTTATATCTTGATATCCATTCATTCCAAGACCAAAAAACATGCCTTCTTGCCCGATTCTCTTACACTACATTATCTTCCAAGGATCAATGGCAGCCCGTTAGAGATAAACGGGTCGATGATCCGACCCGACTCACCAGCATTCGTGACCCTTTACCGGGTTGTGTCTAATAATGAAGGACTACATGGTGAAATAAAGGCTGTTACGTATGGAAGCAGGGAGAAAGTGAGAGTGAGCGAAGGTGTAAGGTTTGAAGTGtatttaaaagaagaaaaggtaGTGAAAGGTGGATATAGGAAAGATGAGGGGGGTGAATGGAAAATGGAATGTAGGTGTGGTTTAGAAGgtgataatgataattatatgGTGGATTTTGTGAAGGATCTGGAGGTTAGTGTGGCGGCGGAAGACGGTGGTGAAGTGGTGGTGATGAGGCGGGAGAAAGTGGTCATGAAAaggaggaaaagaagaaggtgCTTTGAAGGGTTGTTGGAGGAAATACCGGAGCAAATAAGTGAAGGGGAggaagtggaagaagaagaagaagggtgttgttgttgttgtgccGGAGTAGATGATGACGGTTTGACGGCGGAGGATGGTGGCGATGTGGTGGAATTGGAGGTGGAAGGGGTGATGAGGTGGGCGGTGGATGTTGGAATATGGGCAATGTGTTTGGGTGTTGGTGTTGGATATTTGGTTTCTAAAGCTTCATCAAAGAGTCTTAGAAGAAGATTAATATTGTAGCCTAACTTTAATTAAACTAGAATCATAAAGTTTTGTTACATTATTATAATATCACTAATTAAGTTTTGTGTATATTATCGATctctacctatatatatatataatgtaaagaaTTCAAATATACAATTGGTTATTAATAGTATATATGATGATCATGGGAAGTTTTGATTTGTTTAAATGATGTGTTACGTGAAATTTTGGGTGTTTAATTAAGGTTGTGTACGTACTCGTACTCATAATCGCGGGCAATTTATGACATTAATCAACAGGTGCATCTTCATTAAACATTAAACCGTTTAGTCATATGGATCGGAACATACTCTTGGGAAATAAAAAATTGTTCATCTTAACCTAATTTTTGATTGACCATTATTTACATGTAACCCAGATTTATCGTAGATGAACTTCCGTATCACAATGGATACTTTTATAACCTTTAATTGCAATGATTAatcggaaaaaaaaagaaacttgttTCAA includes these proteins:
- the LOC122579625 gene encoding uncharacterized protein At1g01500 — its product is MCRGFQQNERHRPLKIKAFYILISIHSKTKKHAFLPDSLTLHYLPRINGSPLEINGSMIRPDSPAFVTLYRVVSNNEGLHGEIKAVTYGSREKVRVSEGVRFEVYLKEEKVVKGGYRKDEGGEWKMECRCGLEGDNDNYMVDFVKDLEVSVAAEDGGEVVVMRREKVVMKRRKRRRCFEGLLEEIPEQISEGEEVEEEEEGCCCCCAGVDDDGLTAEDGGDVVELEVEGVMRWAVDVGIWAMCLGVGVGYLVSKASSKSLRRRLIL